A genomic stretch from Sphingobacterium sp. ML3W includes:
- a CDS encoding RagB/SusD family nutrient uptake outer membrane protein, whose product MKNLRLIKLLVASGLLFFQSCNYLDVVPDNVATIDNAFTMRSEAIKYLATCYSYLPPDGDPTRNPAYLAGDEFWLDYPTLSIDGTNWNIARGNQNVTNPYVNYWDGYMYNAIRDCNIFLENIRNPEKVRDMTQDERTTWEGEVMFLKAYYHFMLMRHYGPIPTMDVNLSVNTSIEDAKVKRQPIDEVVDYIVKVLDEAIPKLPNTVQSPVTDLGRITKPIALGIKAKVLLYAASPLFNGNADYATFKNVDGTLFFNQSFQLEKWQKAARAAKEAITACENLGMGLYQFPGTVFPLSDTTMIQMSVRNAVTEKWNREIIWANPTSRAWQMQYSSMAHIDPNNAGNNSVHGTLAPSLKIVDQFYTRNGVPMDEDKTLDFSNKNQLRSGNYAERFNNIQNYQTARVHFDRENRFYANVGFDGGIWFMENSPSRSDENTWTTQLRLGLFGSGLSIPVTTYYPKKLVNWKFAFKDGNSSHIEEYPWPMMRLADLYLMYAEALNESEGPTADVFLYLDKIRKRAGLEGIQESWSKYALNPAKPASKEGLRSIIQRERNIEMSFEGSRFWDLKRWKLAAQELNKNITGWDRNQDKDHPELFYKEQTFFQQRFVAPRDYFWPIRENNLLVNPNLVQNPGW is encoded by the coding sequence ATGAAAAATCTAAGATTAATTAAATTACTGGTTGCATCGGGTTTATTGTTCTTTCAATCCTGCAACTATTTGGATGTCGTGCCGGACAATGTGGCGACAATAGATAATGCATTTACCATGCGTAGCGAGGCGATAAAGTACTTGGCTACCTGTTATTCATACCTCCCCCCGGATGGTGATCCGACCAGAAATCCAGCTTACCTAGCTGGGGATGAATTCTGGCTGGACTACCCAACCCTCAGCATTGATGGGACAAATTGGAATATTGCCCGTGGAAATCAGAACGTCACCAATCCCTATGTAAACTATTGGGATGGTTATATGTATAATGCCATTCGCGACTGTAATATTTTTCTGGAAAATATTCGTAATCCTGAGAAAGTACGAGATATGACACAGGACGAGCGTACCACCTGGGAAGGGGAGGTCATGTTCTTAAAAGCATACTATCACTTTATGTTGATGCGGCATTACGGACCTATTCCTACAATGGATGTCAACTTATCTGTAAATACTTCTATCGAGGATGCAAAAGTTAAACGCCAGCCTATTGATGAGGTTGTCGATTATATAGTCAAGGTTCTTGACGAGGCAATTCCTAAACTACCCAATACGGTCCAGTCTCCGGTTACGGATTTGGGCCGTATTACCAAGCCTATTGCCTTAGGGATTAAAGCAAAAGTATTATTGTATGCCGCGAGTCCGCTGTTCAACGGTAATGCGGATTATGCGACCTTTAAAAATGTCGATGGTACGCTGTTTTTCAACCAGAGTTTTCAGTTGGAAAAATGGCAGAAGGCTGCTCGTGCTGCAAAGGAAGCGATTACCGCATGCGAGAACCTGGGAATGGGGTTATACCAATTTCCTGGTACTGTATTTCCGCTCTCCGATACGACAATGATTCAAATGAGCGTTCGCAATGCTGTCACTGAAAAATGGAACAGAGAAATTATCTGGGCTAATCCGACTTCACGGGCCTGGCAGATGCAGTATTCATCCATGGCACATATTGATCCCAACAATGCAGGTAATAACAGTGTGCATGGTACTTTGGCACCTTCCTTAAAAATTGTTGACCAGTTCTATACCCGAAATGGCGTACCAATGGACGAAGATAAAACCTTGGATTTTAGTAATAAGAATCAGCTTCGTTCGGGTAACTATGCAGAGCGGTTCAATAATATTCAGAATTATCAGACTGCACGTGTACATTTTGATCGCGAAAATAGGTTTTATGCAAATGTTGGCTTTGACGGGGGCATCTGGTTTATGGAAAATAGTCCGAGCCGCAGTGATGAAAATACCTGGACCACACAGTTGCGCCTGGGATTATTTGGCAGCGGACTCTCTATTCCAGTGACGACGTACTATCCCAAAAAATTGGTAAACTGGAAATTTGCTTTCAAAGATGGCAATAGTTCACACATTGAAGAATATCCTTGGCCGATGATGCGCCTGGCGGATCTGTACCTGATGTATGCCGAAGCCTTGAACGAAAGCGAGGGACCAACAGCTGATGTCTTTTTATACCTCGATAAAATTCGGAAAAGGGCTGGGTTGGAAGGTATCCAAGAATCCTGGTCTAAGTATGCGTTAAATCCTGCTAAACCGGCAAGCAAGGAAGGCTTACGCAGCATTATCCAACGTGAACGGAATATTGAAATGAGCTTTGAGGGATCACGTTTTTGGGATCTGAAACGCTGGAAGCTGGCGGCACAGGAACTGAATAAAAACATTACCGGCTGGGATAGAAACCAGGATAAAGATCATCCCGAACTTTTCTATAAAGAACAGACCTTTTTTCAACAACGTTTTGTGGCACCGCGGGATTACTTCTGGCCGATAAGGGAAAACAACCTTTTGGTCAATCCCAACTTAGTACAGAACCCAGGTTGGTAA
- a CDS encoding GntR family transcriptional regulator yields the protein MKISKEENFKVLIDRIKRLEALNTLSKHECIVQGVLDAIDANELEVHASLPSVNNLIQYLGYARETFAKAYRDLIAHGVVESKNRKGYFVVSNNTQMKQKVAVLLYAYDTFQDTLVNELRTNLPEEVTVDLFFHHNNMETFEDIFNRIQGRYTVYIVAPIENKDSEMLLRSIPASKLLIIDRLMDLGEDYSYVSQEFEAATYAVFQELYPKIKKYKEVIFYFRENTAEPNEIKDAFLRFLKEYKVKGRIEKQYHVGDLKKGKLYFTIHNPELYQMLKEVLQKGWTLGQDLGILSHNDDVIKEIISGGITTFSTSFARIGSEAAKFVLERTLIKEVVPTTLADRNSV from the coding sequence ATGAAGATAAGCAAAGAAGAAAATTTTAAAGTATTGATCGATCGGATCAAACGCCTGGAGGCATTGAATACGCTCTCTAAACATGAATGTATTGTGCAGGGCGTGTTGGATGCCATTGATGCCAACGAACTGGAGGTGCATGCCAGTTTACCTTCTGTCAATAACTTGATCCAATACCTGGGCTATGCACGCGAAACTTTCGCTAAGGCTTACCGTGATCTGATTGCCCACGGAGTCGTGGAATCGAAAAACAGAAAAGGATATTTTGTGGTGAGCAACAATACGCAGATGAAACAGAAAGTTGCGGTCCTGCTGTATGCATACGATACCTTTCAAGATACCTTGGTGAATGAACTGCGAACTAACCTTCCGGAGGAAGTAACGGTGGACCTCTTTTTCCATCACAACAATATGGAAACCTTTGAAGATATTTTCAATCGTATTCAGGGGCGATATACAGTATATATTGTCGCTCCGATTGAAAATAAAGATTCCGAAATGCTGCTTCGTTCCATCCCGGCTTCCAAATTATTGATTATTGATCGCTTGATGGATCTCGGAGAAGATTATTCCTACGTGTCCCAGGAATTTGAAGCAGCCACCTACGCGGTGTTTCAGGAACTTTATCCAAAGATCAAAAAGTATAAAGAAGTGATCTTCTATTTTAGGGAAAATACGGCTGAACCCAATGAAATCAAAGATGCTTTCTTACGCTTTTTGAAGGAGTATAAAGTAAAAGGACGTATCGAAAAGCAATACCATGTAGGTGACCTAAAAAAGGGAAAACTGTATTTTACCATTCATAATCCGGAGCTCTATCAGATGCTGAAGGAAGTTTTACAAAAAGGCTGGACCTTAGGGCAGGATCTGGGCATTCTATCGCATAATGATGATGTTATCAAAGAAATTATCAGCGGTGGCATTACCACCTTTTCGACAAGTTTTGCACGGATCGGATCGGAAGCAGCCAAGTTTGTGCTCGAAAGAACATTGATCAAGGAAGTGGTGCCAACGACATTGGCAGACCGCAATTCTGTCTAA
- a CDS encoding DUF5000 domain-containing lipoprotein, with the protein MKNLKYLNYCYFLIGLFYLLAGCKEEKGWTLLEDDQTKPGVVQNTSVTNGYGQATIHYSLPSSQNVLYVKAEYVMANGQTRIVKSSTYKNEILIDGFPDTQKHTVKLYAVNKAEVASDAVDVTVEPKTPIFDLVFGQMKIAPTFGGVRISSINQEKGDVVIVPMVDSLNNGEYLPLDNYYSQDSLILYNIRGLKSREMKFAFYVRDRWLNKSDTLYTSLTPLEENLFPRQQFSALHLPGDAQYMYGTTSEMMWDGNMNPSRWPALYTVESAGAPQSLTFSIGKEAKLSRVVIFPRRENGFYDKGNMREFEVWGSNSPNLDGSWESWSKLATCTVRKPSGTPAGTNTNADEVYGIAGWSFDMPEDAPKYKYLRIRNLRNWRGSYFIQIAQVQVWGVY; encoded by the coding sequence ATGAAAAATCTAAAATATTTAAACTATTGCTATTTCCTGATCGGCCTTTTTTATCTATTGGCTGGTTGTAAAGAGGAAAAGGGATGGACGCTGCTGGAAGATGACCAAACGAAACCAGGTGTTGTGCAAAATACCTCTGTGACCAACGGCTACGGACAGGCAACGATACATTACAGTTTACCGTCCAGTCAAAATGTATTGTATGTAAAGGCAGAATATGTCATGGCCAATGGACAGACACGGATCGTAAAATCATCAACCTATAAAAATGAGATCTTAATAGACGGTTTCCCCGATACGCAAAAACATACGGTGAAACTTTATGCCGTAAACAAGGCCGAAGTGGCTTCAGATGCTGTGGACGTTACAGTAGAACCTAAAACACCGATTTTTGATCTTGTATTCGGGCAAATGAAAATTGCGCCGACATTTGGCGGCGTCCGGATCAGTTCAATCAATCAGGAAAAAGGCGATGTGGTGATTGTTCCGATGGTTGACTCCCTGAATAATGGGGAATATTTGCCTTTGGACAACTATTATAGCCAGGATTCCCTGATCTTATATAATATCCGCGGGCTCAAATCCCGTGAAATGAAATTTGCCTTTTATGTGCGTGACCGATGGTTAAACAAATCGGATACCTTATATACCTCGCTGACACCTCTGGAAGAAAATCTTTTTCCAAGACAGCAGTTTTCAGCGCTGCATTTACCGGGGGATGCGCAGTATATGTACGGGACGACTTCGGAAATGATGTGGGACGGCAACATGAATCCCTCACGATGGCCGGCCTTATATACGGTTGAAAGTGCCGGTGCTCCGCAATCCCTGACTTTTTCTATCGGTAAGGAAGCAAAATTAAGCCGTGTCGTGATTTTCCCGCGTCGTGAAAATGGTTTTTACGATAAGGGTAACATGCGTGAATTTGAAGTCTGGGGAAGTAATAGTCCAAATCTGGATGGCTCCTGGGAATCTTGGTCTAAACTGGCAACCTGTACCGTGCGAAAACCTTCGGGTACTCCAGCTGGAACAAATACCAACGCAGATGAAGTGTATGGCATCGCAGGCTGGTCTTTTGATATGCCCGAAGATGCGCCAAAATACAAATACCTGCGTATTCGCAATCTGCGCAACTGGCGAGGTAGTTACTTTATCCAGATTGCCCAAGTACAAGTATGGGGTGTTTATTAA
- a CDS encoding DUF4998 domain-containing protein, with translation MRTYLCILALFGVCLFGACSKMDEFTKFTDGQEIVYPAKLDSIKIRSGKYRVQVDGIFRVNAGVSELRVYWNSKQDSMKFPVKLTDAIDTVHYVIENLPEGPMNFEIRTVDSQGRFSVPTFLVGNVYGDRYREGLFQRTILEQNFMADQQFQLALQDVTPSVGFYAVRMTYKNQNNTTTDTVVRTKELNEKINLLDYLPNQEIAYQTVFRPDSNAIDTFMVQRNKLPIKKGDISIWCLKNYKTPFTATAFDGNRWGNLDHWITNTSMKNHNGYGGFGSDDGGVVNIEAGWGAPAIVNGKIEQKVTLFPGKYRFFCNLSWTNYDQPPAKLVVSKANSGIPDLEQIQQAMAHADVKSDGVYFEIKEKVTVNMGMLVNFQPDHYMKINAFQINIQ, from the coding sequence ATGAGAACATATCTATGCATACTGGCCTTGTTCGGCGTTTGTTTATTCGGCGCATGTTCCAAGATGGATGAATTTACCAAATTCACCGATGGACAGGAAATAGTATATCCTGCGAAGCTAGATTCCATCAAAATACGTTCGGGAAAATATCGTGTACAAGTCGATGGCATCTTTCGGGTAAATGCCGGAGTTTCCGAGCTGCGTGTGTATTGGAACAGTAAACAGGATTCCATGAAGTTTCCGGTAAAATTGACGGATGCTATCGATACCGTACATTATGTGATTGAAAATCTGCCGGAGGGGCCCATGAATTTCGAAATCCGTACAGTAGATAGCCAAGGAAGGTTTTCGGTTCCGACCTTTCTTGTCGGAAACGTTTATGGCGATCGTTATCGTGAAGGACTTTTCCAGCGAACAATATTGGAACAGAATTTTATGGCTGATCAACAATTTCAACTTGCCTTACAGGATGTGACACCAAGTGTGGGATTCTATGCCGTTCGCATGACTTATAAGAATCAGAACAATACAACTACGGACACCGTGGTGCGGACGAAAGAGCTGAATGAGAAAATTAACCTCTTGGACTATCTACCGAATCAGGAGATTGCTTACCAGACTGTATTTCGGCCCGATAGCAATGCGATTGATACCTTTATGGTGCAGCGCAACAAACTACCGATAAAAAAAGGCGACATCAGTATTTGGTGTCTGAAGAATTACAAAACTCCGTTTACAGCGACGGCTTTCGATGGCAACCGTTGGGGAAATCTGGATCATTGGATAACCAATACGAGCATGAAAAACCACAATGGCTATGGTGGCTTTGGTTCGGATGATGGTGGTGTGGTTAATATTGAAGCCGGATGGGGCGCTCCTGCGATCGTAAATGGTAAAATTGAGCAAAAAGTAACCTTATTCCCCGGTAAATATCGTTTTTTTTGTAACTTATCTTGGACAAATTATGATCAACCGCCAGCAAAACTGGTTGTCAGCAAAGCAAACAGTGGAATTCCAGATCTTGAGCAGATTCAACAGGCAATGGCCCATGCTGATGTTAAATCGGATGGCGTTTATTTTGAAATCAAAGAAAAGGTTACTGTCAATATGGGGATGCTGGTCAATTTTCAACCTGACCATTACATGAAGATCAACGCGTTTCAAATCAATATACAATAA
- a CDS encoding solute:sodium symporter family transporter, with amino-acid sequence MIVFSFCLFTGLVALGSLWKFKTNYSNTLNGFFLAGKSNSFWMVGSALLLTNLSANQFIGENESVYINNLSVIGWGVSSVVAMLLVSEFLLPIYFKHGFRTVPDFLALRFDPKTKILVSILILIGYIVNLLPPVLYGGALSLTTMFDVPGLLHISYWQSIWILVWALGIIGSLYSILGGLKLISLSDMGLGLCLFILAVLIPIFAFWYLGNGDIWAGVLQLFHDKKEHLNAVGSKQDAVPFSTLFTGMLLINFYYWGMEPYIAQQALSAKNLKEAQKGMTLAAGGKLLMPLLINLPGLLAVHLLPHVQPTASVFPKLIVLIFPDVLIGFSLALVFGAAMTTYTAGLQSCGSLFIFNIYKPYLEYKKRDLSEKELVRKGKLFELIISTSAMFIAPFILFAHDGFYTYLQTVSGLFNMPIFTIMILGILSRRVTPRMAQIGLFLYMFSYFILVFVWKTELHYLHLFALLFIAVALVIWGGSKLSQPDYLSEYQFEFSGQDKGTYWKGRYRIGAFLILLMIVIYFVFSPLGIAQ; translated from the coding sequence ATGATAGTTTTTAGTTTTTGTCTTTTTACCGGTTTGGTTGCTTTGGGATCCTTATGGAAGTTTAAAACCAACTATTCCAATACCTTAAACGGCTTTTTTCTTGCAGGAAAGAGCAATAGTTTTTGGATGGTGGGCTCGGCTTTGCTGTTGACCAACCTGAGCGCCAACCAGTTTATTGGTGAAAATGAATCGGTCTATATTAACAACCTATCGGTCATCGGCTGGGGCGTGAGCTCGGTGGTCGCCATGCTCCTGGTTTCGGAATTTCTGCTGCCTATCTATTTTAAACATGGTTTTCGGACAGTGCCGGACTTTCTTGCGCTGCGATTTGATCCGAAAACTAAAATATTGGTATCTATTCTGATTCTGATCGGATACATCGTTAACTTATTGCCACCGGTATTATACGGTGGTGCACTAAGCCTGACCACGATGTTTGATGTGCCCGGACTGCTCCACATCAGTTATTGGCAGAGTATCTGGATACTGGTCTGGGCCCTGGGGATCATCGGGAGCTTATACAGCATATTGGGGGGATTGAAACTGATTTCTTTGTCCGACATGGGGCTGGGGCTCTGTTTGTTTATACTTGCTGTGCTCATCCCGATTTTCGCTTTTTGGTATCTGGGTAATGGCGATATCTGGGCGGGGGTGCTCCAGTTATTTCACGACAAAAAAGAACATCTCAATGCCGTGGGATCCAAACAGGATGCTGTGCCCTTCTCTACCTTGTTTACTGGGATGCTCCTGATCAACTTTTACTATTGGGGAATGGAACCCTATATCGCACAACAGGCATTAAGCGCCAAAAACTTAAAAGAAGCACAGAAAGGAATGACTTTGGCTGCGGGGGGCAAACTTCTGATGCCGCTGCTGATCAATTTACCGGGTCTTCTGGCCGTACACTTATTGCCGCATGTGCAGCCTACAGCTTCTGTTTTTCCAAAACTTATTGTACTGATCTTTCCCGATGTGCTGATTGGTTTTTCCCTGGCATTGGTCTTTGGTGCCGCAATGACGACCTATACTGCTGGCCTTCAGAGCTGTGGCAGCTTATTTATTTTTAATATCTACAAGCCTTATTTGGAATATAAAAAAAGAGATCTTAGTGAAAAAGAATTGGTCAGAAAAGGGAAACTGTTTGAATTGATTATTTCCACCTCGGCGATGTTTATTGCTCCTTTTATTCTTTTTGCCCACGATGGGTTTTATACATACCTGCAAACCGTATCGGGGCTGTTCAACATGCCGATCTTCACCATTATGATCTTGGGGATTCTATCGCGCCGTGTGACGCCGAGGATGGCGCAAATCGGCCTGTTCCTGTACATGTTCAGCTATTTCATCCTGGTGTTTGTCTGGAAGACAGAGCTGCACTATCTGCATTTGTTCGCGCTGTTGTTTATCGCGGTGGCGCTGGTCATCTGGGGGGGAAGTAAATTGAGCCAGCCAGACTATCTATC
- a CDS encoding alpha-galactosidase — protein MKTIIFALSFMLCTFMLYAQPFQVKKNGLTLTYNKQDGTYSLSKDQVAYIHQASAYLALANGQKISTAKLTGTRSITEKPIQDNLGKGIQYTISVKTQQGITLLQHFYFYDTIDGVILELEVRGKNIASNELVPIWSNASITGLGKSLYQLAVPFDNDTFISYENNVLAMNSKSSAEVGVVYDKDSGKGLLIGSLDQSVWKSGIAIKGDQGQYTHLAAQVGFTDVNITRDSMAHGAVKGDVIRSPKYLVSYDKDWRIGLENYAKIHRKLSPAYVKSWQGATPVGWNSWGVIQEKLNFQNATGTADYFAKDIPYFRNADGEAFIDLDSFWDNMTPGGMSGDYTQLKQFVRYCDSLGLKPGVYWAPFTDWGHGSGPDRKAEGSQFTFGQLWTKTQKGYHNLDGGRALDPTHPGTLARMDVILGKLVDCGFRMIKVDFLSHAAIESTGFYDKKIQTGMQAYAVGMKHLVDVLQGKMLIYAAISPSLATAQFAHMRRIACDAWKTIDQTQYTLNSVSYGWWQTYLYDFIDADHLVFHDESPEINKARLLSGVVTGTIILGDDLSKKENWQPKMNQYLQDPEILKIIADGKSFRPAGFVEGKAANTYYYKKLGTALYVAIFNYNTTPAAINIDFKQIGLAPNTKYKAVELFEKTAQEFSAEKSIAFEQAGAKLFKVALF, from the coding sequence ATGAAGACAATTATTTTCGCGCTAAGTTTTATGCTATGTACCTTCATGTTGTACGCACAGCCTTTTCAGGTCAAGAAAAATGGCCTAACGTTGACCTATAACAAACAAGATGGAACATATTCACTAAGTAAAGATCAAGTCGCCTATATACATCAAGCAAGTGCCTATTTGGCACTTGCTAATGGACAGAAAATTAGTACAGCTAAACTGACAGGAACCCGCAGCATCACAGAAAAGCCCATTCAGGATAATTTGGGCAAAGGCATACAGTATACCATTTCTGTTAAAACCCAACAGGGCATCACATTGCTGCAGCATTTTTATTTCTACGACACAATAGATGGTGTCATCCTTGAACTGGAAGTTAGGGGTAAAAATATAGCCAGTAATGAACTTGTGCCTATCTGGTCAAATGCCTCAATTACCGGCCTGGGAAAATCCTTGTACCAGCTGGCTGTTCCTTTTGATAACGATACCTTTATTTCGTATGAAAACAATGTCCTTGCAATGAATAGTAAGAGCAGCGCAGAGGTCGGAGTTGTATACGATAAGGACAGCGGAAAAGGTCTGTTGATTGGTTCATTGGATCAATCCGTTTGGAAATCGGGTATTGCGATCAAAGGAGATCAGGGGCAATATACCCACTTAGCAGCACAGGTCGGATTTACAGATGTAAATATCACACGGGATTCCATGGCGCATGGAGCTGTAAAGGGGGATGTGATTCGCTCCCCAAAATACCTCGTATCTTATGACAAGGATTGGCGCATTGGGCTTGAAAACTATGCTAAAATCCACCGGAAGCTATCGCCCGCCTATGTGAAATCTTGGCAAGGCGCCACGCCTGTCGGCTGGAACAGCTGGGGCGTGATTCAGGAAAAACTTAATTTTCAGAATGCCACGGGCACGGCAGACTATTTTGCAAAAGATATTCCTTATTTCCGGAACGCAGATGGTGAGGCTTTTATAGATCTTGACTCTTTCTGGGATAATATGACGCCTGGAGGTATGTCAGGCGATTACACGCAGCTGAAGCAATTTGTTCGCTATTGTGATTCTTTGGGCCTCAAGCCCGGGGTGTATTGGGCTCCTTTTACAGACTGGGGGCATGGAAGTGGCCCCGACCGCAAGGCGGAGGGAAGCCAGTTTACCTTTGGCCAACTGTGGACCAAAACCCAAAAAGGCTACCACAATTTAGACGGTGGACGTGCCTTGGATCCGACACATCCCGGTACCTTGGCCCGTATGGATGTGATCTTGGGGAAATTGGTCGACTGTGGCTTCCGAATGATCAAGGTTGACTTCCTTTCGCATGCGGCAATCGAATCCACCGGTTTTTACGACAAGAAAATTCAGACGGGTATGCAGGCTTATGCTGTGGGGATGAAACATCTCGTCGACGTGCTGCAGGGTAAGATGCTGATCTACGCAGCGATTTCTCCTTCCCTGGCGACAGCCCAATTTGCACACATGCGCAGAATAGCCTGTGATGCCTGGAAAACGATCGACCAAACACAGTATACCTTAAATAGTGTCAGCTACGGTTGGTGGCAGACCTACCTCTACGACTTTATCGATGCCGACCACCTTGTTTTTCATGATGAAAGCCCTGAAATCAATAAGGCAAGATTGCTTTCGGGTGTGGTAACGGGTACCATTATCCTTGGTGACGACTTGTCGAAAAAGGAAAACTGGCAGCCTAAGATGAATCAATATCTGCAGGATCCCGAAATTTTAAAGATCATAGCCGACGGTAAAAGCTTCCGTCCGGCAGGATTTGTAGAAGGAAAAGCGGCAAATACGTATTATTACAAAAAGCTTGGAACAGCGCTGTATGTGGCCATATTTAATTACAATACCACCCCGGCAGCAATAAACATAGATTTTAAACAGATTGGCCTGGCGCCAAATACAAAATATAAGGCGGTGGAACTATTTGAAAAAACAGCGCAGGAATTTAGCGCTGAGAAATCCATTGCCTTTGAGCAGGCAGGTGCAAAATTATTTAAGGTTGCCCTGTTTTAA